TTACTTGGAAAGAGAATACTCTTTTTGTAAAGCCTAAGGAAAATTTTATAAAAGGAAATCAATACGAAATTCATATCGATGGAACTTTTTACTTAAAAAATGGTGGGAGTTTTATAGATTATTCCTATTTTTCTTTTAATTATGGGAAAAAAGGAGAAGAGTTCAAACTCGTTTCAGACTGTAAAGATGAAAAAGATGTAAATCAAAAATACGAAATTTATTTGCAATTCAACAAAAGCGTGAATAAAGCGTTGTTTACACAAAATTTTTCTCTCTCTCCGCATACGGAATTCGATGTTATTCAAAGCGAAGACGGAACAATTTTTACGATAAAACCAAAAGATAAATGGAAGATAAACGAAAACTATCGCTATACTGTGGATTCTTTAATTTCTGAAGATGACTGGGTATTAAATAAAGCGATAAGCGGAAGTTTTAAAACGCAGCGCTTTTTCGATAAGGTGGAGCTCCTTTCTTTTAATCCTGTTTTATGCAATTCAAATGACAGCAGATCTTGGCTTTGGTTTACTCAGGATGAATTTGACAGCGTTTTGTGTGGAAAGATGGGAATTGGTTTAATTTTTAATCAGGAGATGGATTTTAATTCGATAAAGAATGCCTTTTCAATTTCGCCTGAAATATCCGGCACTTTGATTCAACTAAAAGATGAAAAAAATAAATTTGTCTATGTTACAGAAGATTTTTATAAATTAAAGACAGCTTATACGGCGAGCATTTCAAAAGAAGCAAAAAATCTTTTGGGACAGTATATTTCGCAAAAAAAACGAGTCAGTTTTAAAAGCATTTATGATTATCTAAAAATTGAGAAAATCACAATAAATCAAAAGGAATTTACCGATTTTCCTTCATTGATCCAAATAGGAGCGGATGAAAACAACGATGAAGATGAAGCCGAGAATAATGATGAAAATGAACTCAAACTTTCAATCAGCGTAAAATTCAGCGATTCAATATCAAAAGAAAAACTCTACGAGTCTCTAAATAAAATCAAATTTTCACTCCTGTTTCCATCTTCGTCCAAGGCTCCTGTAAATTTAAGTGCAACTTGGAATCAAGAACGAAATGAAATTCTACTCATTTATGAAAAAATCACAAAATCCACAGCAGAGGTGAACACAACCTATCGTTTAAAAATTGTAGGCGGTTCAAACGGAATCAAAACCGAAAACGGAAAGTATCTGGAGGCAAGTCAATGCGTAAATATTCAAGTGCTTTAAGCTTTTTCTGTTTATCGCTTTTTTCTGCGCTTGTACTTAGCAGTTGTTCAGATATGTTTTTTTCAGAATTAAAAATTGAAAATTTTAAATACGACAGTCAAAGCGTAATCGTAAAATTTAATCAAGAAATAAACGAGCA
This portion of the Treponema pectinovorum genome encodes:
- a CDS encoding Ig-like domain-containing protein, with the translated sequence MKNRFSIFKNFIFFVSFFVLNGCNFISFKEYEVNLVSSSEEGWFSEQEVQFEFSEEVEKLLAEKNVTLLKNKNSCEPVFTWKENTLFVKPKENFIKGNQYEIHIDGTFYLKNGGSFIDYSYFSFNYGKKGEEFKLVSDCKDEKDVNQKYEIYLQFNKSVNKALFTQNFSLSPHTEFDVIQSEDGTIFTIKPKDKWKINENYRYTVDSLISEDDWVLNKAISGSFKTQRFFDKVELLSFNPVLCNSNDSRSWLWFTQDEFDSVLCGKMGIGLIFNQEMDFNSIKNAFSISPEISGTLIQLKDEKNKFVYVTEDFYKLKTAYTASISKEAKNLLGQYISQKKRVSFKSIYDYLKIEKITINQKEFTDFPSLIQIGADENNDEDEAENNDENELKLSISVKFSDSISKEKLYESLNKIKFSLLFPSSSKAPVNLSATWNQERNEILLIYEKITKSTAEVNTTYRLKIVGGSNGIKTENGKYLEASQCVNIQVL